In Nisaea acidiphila, the DNA window TCGGTGATTTGATCGCGTCCCGCAACGGCTCTCTGGCCCGGGCTAGTCCGGAGACCGGTACTCCGCGGTGACGCTGACTTTTCCGGGGGCCGACGTGATGGCAACCGGCGAGCTTACCGCATCGAGATCCGCGACGATGGCTTCCAGAAGGCTGGCGATATGATCCGCGCCGAGCACCGTGCCGACACGCATTTCCACCCGGCCCGCTCCCTCGAGGCGGACCGGAAATACCGGCGCGGGGACACCACCGGTCTCGACCGACAGGATATCCGCAACGCTGAGAACCCTGTCGAGCGGGAAGCCGGAAAACGAGACCAATACTTTCCTACCTTCCTCCCAGATCCTGACTGTCTCTGAGGTGTTCCGCTCCGCCGAGATCTCATATGGGACGATGTGAGTCTCCACATCCGCGATCCAGGACGCCTTCGCAAGCCTGCGGAAAAACAGGTCGACCTGCGGTGCGTTGTCCGGCACCAGCGCGCGTGCAATCGGCGCGAGACCGCCCAGGTCCGGCACGGCACCGGCCACGACCAACACGATCAGCGCCTCACGGTCGACGGATTTTCCGCTGCGGGGAACCGCGAAGTAGCCTGAACTTCCACCGACCCAGAATCGGCGCTCCGGTCCCGAACGGACACGGAGCACCGGGCCGTCTTTCAGATCCAGGGCCACCACCCGTCCGGCGCCGGTTCGCACATAAACGGCAGCGGTCCGGTCCACCGGCCAGGGCGCAAAATGCAGTTCGGGTACCGCGCCCGTATTGAGCCGCGCATTGGCCAGATATACCCAGTGCCCCGTCTCACCGGCACTCGCAAGGGCACTCCATGCGAGCCCCAAAACCACAAACGACAACCGAGAAAACGGGTGCCACCACATTGGCTCAGCCCTTTCGGGCGGCGACCGCTTCGGCGAGGATGCAGAGAAGCTCGAACATGATCGTCGCACCGGTGAGAGCGGTGATGCCGCTCGGGTCGAAAGGCGGGGCGACCTCGACGATGTCGGCGCCGACAAGGTTCACCCCGCTCATGCCGCGGACCAGAAGCTGCGCCTCCAGCGCGGTGAAGCCCCCGATTTCCGGCGTTCCCGTACCTGGCGCATAGGCCGGGTCGATCCCGTCGATATCGAAGGTGAAATAGGTCGGCCCGTCGCCGACCACCCGGCGCGCCTCCGCGATCACCGCGTCGAGCCCCATCTCGTGCGCCTCGTGCATCTGGATGACCCGCATCCCGTGCTCATAGCTGAAGGCCCACTGATCCCGACCGTTGATACCGCCGCGGATGCCGATCTGCACGCAGCGCTTCGGGTCCAGTACGCCCTCATCCACCGCACGAGAGAAAGGCGAGCCGTGATGGAAACGCGAGCCGAGATAATCGTCGCCGGTATCGCAATGGGCATCGATCTGGATCAGCCCGACCGGCCGATCGCGTCCGAGCACACGCAGGATCGGCAGCGTGATCGAATGATCGCCGCCGGCGCTGAGAGGAACGGCGCCGGTCGCCGCCAATTTTTCATACCATGCCTGTATCTGCTCGTGCGCCTGCTCGAGCTGGAACGGCCTTTCGACGACCGCATCGCCCACATCCGCGATATCGCAGAGCTCATAGGGCGAGACACCGGTCGCCTGGTTGATGGTCCGCATCAGGCTGCTTTGATTGCGGATCTCCCGCGGACCGTGACGGGCGCCGGGACGGTTGGTGACGCCACCGTCATAAGGCACTCCGATCAATGCGATGTCGAGACCGGCGGCGCTTTCCCGGTAGGGCATGCGCATGAAGGTCGGCACTCCTGTATATCGCGGCGCCTGCATCGCCTTCAGGTCCTGCTCCGACATGCCCATCGTTCTCTCCTCCGGCTGCTTTCGTTCCAGTCTGCGATTGCGCCTGATCGGAATGCAAGTCTGGACCGCTTCTCCGGAGCGGCGCTACTGTCGCGCCTCCCGCCGCGCTAGCTCAGAGATCGAGATGACACAGTATTTTCCCGCCTCCAGCACTTCCTGGGATCGTATCGACCCGCGCGATGCCGGCTTCGACGCCGACGGTCTGAAAGCCGCGAGCGACTTTGCGGTCGCCAATGAATCCCAAATGGACCGTGACGTGCGCAAGGCTCTCGACAACGATCTTTTCGGGGAACCGGAAGGGCTGCGCGACGTCATCGGCATCACCCGGCCGCGCGAGGATCCGCACGGACTGATCGTCCGCGGCGGAAAGATCGTGCACGAATGGGGCGACACACAGCGCCCGGACATCACGTTCAGCATCGCCAAGAGCTATCTCTCGCTCTGCGCCGGCCTCGCACTGGACGAAGGCCTGATCCCGAGCTTCGACCGTCCCGTCGCAGAACTGGTCGACGATGGCGGCTTCGATAGCGACCAGAACAGGGAGATCACCTGGGCGCAGTTGCTGCAACAGACCAGCGAATGGGAAGGCACACTGTGGAGCAAGCCGGACTGGATCGACCACAACCGCGATCTCGACGCCTCGGCCGGCGAAGGCACCATGAAGGGCAAGGCCCGCGACATGCAGGCGCCGGGTACCTTCTGGGAATATAACGACGTCCGCGTGAACCGCCTCGCGCTGGCCCTGCTCCGGGTCTGGAAGCGTCCGCTGCCGGAGGTTCTCAAGGAAAAGATCATGGCCCCGATCGGCGCCTCGTCCGATTGGGAATGGCACGGCTACGAGAATTCCTGGGTCGAGATCGACGGCAAACGCATCCAGTCCGTCTCCGGCGGTTCGCACTGGGGCGGCGGCATGTTCATCAGCTCCCGCGACCAGGCGCTCACCGGCCTGATGATGGCGCGCGGCGGCACCTGGAGCGGCAAGCGGTTGGTCTCGAAAGCTTATATCGAGGCCGCGACAACGCCCTGTCCGATCAATGACGATTACGGCTATCTCTGGTGGCTGAACGGCGCCGGCGGCAGTGCGCCCTCCGCCCCACGCTCCAGCTATTTCGCCAAAGGGAAGGGCTCGAACGTCATCTGGATCGACCCGGAACTCGACCTGGTCGCCGTCGTGCGCTGGATCGAACGCGATGCGTTCGACGGCTTCTGCGGCAAGGTGATGGAAGCCTTCAGAGAAGCGTAAGCAATTTCTTAACATTAACCGAGGATTGTTAAGCGACCGGTCGAGTGACCGGAGCGCGGAACCTGCTCGCGCAAAGGACAACAGAAGGGCATCGAATGCGCGGACGTATCCTCAGGTTCGCATTCCTTCTGCTGGCGGCAATTGCCGCGACGGCAG includes these proteins:
- a CDS encoding serine hydrolase domain-containing protein: MTQYFPASSTSWDRIDPRDAGFDADGLKAASDFAVANESQMDRDVRKALDNDLFGEPEGLRDVIGITRPREDPHGLIVRGGKIVHEWGDTQRPDITFSIAKSYLSLCAGLALDEGLIPSFDRPVAELVDDGGFDSDQNREITWAQLLQQTSEWEGTLWSKPDWIDHNRDLDASAGEGTMKGKARDMQAPGTFWEYNDVRVNRLALALLRVWKRPLPEVLKEKIMAPIGASSDWEWHGYENSWVEIDGKRIQSVSGGSHWGGGMFISSRDQALTGLMMARGGTWSGKRLVSKAYIEAATTPCPINDDYGYLWWLNGAGGSAPSAPRSSYFAKGKGSNVIWIDPELDLVAVVRWIERDAFDGFCGKVMEAFREA
- the speB gene encoding agmatinase, with protein sequence MSEQDLKAMQAPRYTGVPTFMRMPYRESAAGLDIALIGVPYDGGVTNRPGARHGPREIRNQSSLMRTINQATGVSPYELCDIADVGDAVVERPFQLEQAHEQIQAWYEKLAATGAVPLSAGGDHSITLPILRVLGRDRPVGLIQIDAHCDTGDDYLGSRFHHGSPFSRAVDEGVLDPKRCVQIGIRGGINGRDQWAFSYEHGMRVIQMHEAHEMGLDAVIAEARRVVGDGPTYFTFDIDGIDPAYAPGTGTPEIGGFTALEAQLLVRGMSGVNLVGADIVEVAPPFDPSGITALTGATIMFELLCILAEAVAARKG